In the Calditrichota bacterium genome, one interval contains:
- a CDS encoding T9SS type A sorting domain-containing protein, whose amino-acid sequence MTKLLFLLIVLLFEVYAQSGWQSDIVYFDEGEKLVYIKDSEGNRIPDFSYAGYRNGEQPIPEIPVVKTIQPIDGDNTIHIENALFEVALNPKDENGFRGALLLEAGVYEVQGIINLQFDGVILRGMDDGEDSTSNTILWATGNLPAKRSVIIAGGGYDSGWSEFVSGTFKNIIDDTVFVGEKSFTVSSTFWYEVGDNIIIEHPCTAEWLEAIDYGGTHSDEAGAEPGVDIPWEQGSLPIRYNRYITAINGNKITVDAPVYNHLIKNLAQSVIYKYSRQNLLTNIGIENLRIDIQTNGVPDENHAWNAIDLFNIEDAWIKNCTFLHFGLSGVRTKSATRVTVENCQALDPVATIEGGNMYNFNVSASSQLIIFKNCRASNGRHHYGSNGKSTTSGIVFVDCTSEGAYTSSEGHRRWSQALLFDNLKELDGPRLGLNKRLLGLYNRGYYGTSHGWAVAHSVAWNCDVNDGYLIVQKAPTAQNYAIGCFGKQIRGDKPYSSFDEPEGYIEGNNIPDLKPRSIYYAQLDQRLRIIDSIDPDITTANMKDFKLDQNFPNPFNPSTEIKYHVGNNSGLAVDVNLAVYNILGQQVKTLVSAKQNAGNYSVKWNADNFPSGIYYYKIVAGEFSYTRKMMLLR is encoded by the coding sequence ATGACAAAGCTATTATTTCTTCTAATAGTATTATTATTTGAAGTTTATGCACAGTCCGGTTGGCAGTCGGATATTGTCTATTTCGATGAAGGTGAAAAACTTGTTTATATAAAAGATTCAGAAGGTAATCGCATTCCGGATTTTAGCTATGCAGGCTATCGAAATGGAGAACAGCCTATTCCTGAAATCCCAGTTGTTAAAACCATTCAGCCAATAGACGGTGATAATACAATCCATATCGAAAATGCTTTGTTTGAAGTTGCTTTAAACCCAAAAGATGAAAATGGTTTTAGAGGCGCATTGTTACTTGAGGCTGGAGTTTATGAAGTACAAGGAATAATTAATCTCCAATTTGATGGTGTTATTTTGCGCGGTATGGATGACGGTGAAGACAGTACATCTAATACAATTCTGTGGGCTACCGGCAATTTACCAGCTAAGCGTTCCGTTATTATTGCCGGGGGTGGTTATGATTCCGGTTGGAGTGAATTTGTTTCCGGGACGTTTAAAAATATTATTGATGATACTGTTTTTGTGGGTGAAAAATCTTTCACAGTAAGCAGCACATTTTGGTATGAGGTTGGAGACAACATTATAATTGAGCACCCTTGTACAGCAGAATGGCTGGAGGCGATCGATTATGGCGGCACGCATTCCGATGAAGCAGGTGCTGAGCCTGGCGTAGATATTCCCTGGGAACAAGGTAGTTTGCCCATCAGATATAACCGATACATTACAGCAATCAATGGTAATAAGATTACTGTTGATGCACCTGTCTATAATCACCTGATAAAAAATCTGGCACAGAGTGTAATTTATAAATATTCACGGCAAAACTTACTAACAAATATCGGTATTGAAAACCTGAGAATAGATATTCAAACAAATGGTGTTCCGGATGAAAACCATGCTTGGAATGCAATTGATCTTTTTAATATTGAAGATGCCTGGATTAAAAACTGTACCTTTTTACATTTTGGTTTATCGGGAGTTCGCACCAAATCGGCAACACGCGTTACGGTGGAAAATTGTCAAGCGCTAGATCCGGTTGCTACGATCGAAGGCGGCAATATGTATAACTTTAATGTCAGCGCTTCATCACAATTAATAATATTTAAAAACTGCAGAGCAAGTAATGGGCGTCATCATTATGGGTCTAATGGGAAAAGTACAACATCTGGGATTGTATTTGTAGATTGTACATCCGAAGGCGCTTACACCAGCAGCGAAGGGCATAGAAGATGGAGCCAGGCACTTTTGTTCGATAACTTAAAAGAACTGGACGGACCACGCCTGGGATTAAATAAACGTCTGCTTGGTCTATATAATCGCGGATATTACGGGACAAGTCATGGCTGGGCAGTTGCACATTCTGTGGCATGGAATTGTGATGTGAATGATGGATATCTGATTGTACAAAAGGCACCGACAGCACAAAATTATGCAATTGGATGTTTTGGGAAACAAATCCGAGGTGATAAACCGTATTCATCGTTCGATGAGCCTGAAGGCTATATTGAAGGAAACAACATTCCCGATCTAAAGCCACGATCCATATATTATGCCCAACTAGATCAACGTTTACGTATTATTGATTCTATTGATCCTGATATAACGACTGCTAACATGAAAGACTTTAAATTGGATCAAAATTTCCCAAATCCATTTAATCCGTCAACAGAAATTAAGTACCATGTTGGCAACAATTCCGGATTAGCGGTAGATGTGAATTTAGCTGTTTATAATATTCTAGGTCAACAGGTGAAGACTTTGGTTTCCGCAAAACAAAATGCAGGAAATTATAGCGTAAAATGGAATGCTGACAATTTTCCGAGCGGAATATATTATTATAAAATTGTAGCCGGGGAATTTAGTTACACACGCAAGATGATGCTATTAAGATAA